The following coding sequences lie in one Isoptericola variabilis 225 genomic window:
- the recD gene encoding exodeoxyribonuclease V subunit alpha, producing the protein MSAPTVAVPPASSATTAGDPRLALHAGPLLAEHNRAGIVSAADVHVARRLGRLAGEPDERVLLAVALAVRAVRSGSVCVELDDREALAVPEAEDAAPAGDLRWPEPAEWRAAVEASPLVAVGPDGPADRPARWVDGRLYLDRYWRHEMVVRREVDARLDGLAPDAAGLDVDRAAAAVRRLFPAAGDTRQRLAAATALLARVTVLTGGPGTGKTTTVARLLAVLQDVLGDGGPLRVALAAPTGKAAARLQEAVAEALDGLDAADRERVGSPAATTMHRLLGWRPGSSTRFRHDAGHHLPHDVVVVDETSMVSLPLMARLLEALRPDARLVLVGDPDQLASVEAGAVLGDLVARPPVADALPTALARLVPGDVPGGADGDGEDLRRLRNGVVRLVTVHRQRPDSAILPLATAVREGDADEALRLLRAGGADVEFVEVAGERPDEDEVAALRADAVGCGGALVAAARAGDAGGALRALERHRLLLAHRRGPAGVAHWDRLVEEWVAEAVGDDGGHGAWYAGRPLLVTTNDRDTGLYNGDTGVVVADGRGGLVAAFGKPASPLLVRPHRLPDVETVHAMTVHRGQGSQFDRVTLVLPPATSPLLTRELLYTAVTRARSHVRILGTEDAVRAAVGRPVRRASGLRRPLG; encoded by the coding sequence GTGAGCGCCCCGACCGTGGCCGTCCCGCCCGCGTCGTCCGCGACGACGGCGGGCGACCCGCGCCTCGCCCTGCACGCCGGCCCGCTGCTCGCCGAGCACAACCGCGCCGGCATCGTCTCGGCCGCCGACGTGCACGTGGCCCGGCGCCTCGGCCGGCTCGCCGGAGAGCCCGACGAGCGCGTGCTGCTCGCGGTGGCGCTCGCGGTCCGGGCCGTGCGCTCGGGGTCGGTGTGCGTGGAGCTCGACGACCGCGAGGCGCTCGCCGTGCCCGAGGCCGAGGACGCCGCGCCCGCCGGGGACCTGCGCTGGCCGGAGCCCGCCGAGTGGCGCGCCGCGGTCGAGGCGAGCCCGCTCGTGGCCGTAGGGCCGGACGGACCCGCCGACCGCCCTGCGCGCTGGGTCGACGGCCGCCTCTACCTCGACCGGTACTGGCGCCACGAGATGGTCGTCCGGCGCGAGGTCGACGCGCGACTCGACGGCCTCGCGCCCGACGCCGCCGGCCTCGACGTCGACCGCGCCGCCGCGGCGGTGCGCCGCCTGTTCCCGGCCGCGGGCGACACGCGGCAGCGGCTGGCGGCGGCGACCGCGCTGCTCGCGCGCGTCACGGTGCTCACGGGCGGGCCGGGGACGGGCAAGACGACGACGGTCGCCCGGCTGCTGGCCGTGCTCCAGGACGTGCTGGGTGACGGCGGCCCGCTGCGCGTCGCGCTCGCGGCGCCCACGGGCAAGGCGGCCGCGCGGCTCCAGGAGGCGGTCGCCGAGGCGCTCGACGGGCTCGACGCCGCCGACCGGGAGCGCGTCGGGAGCCCGGCCGCGACGACCATGCACCGGCTGCTCGGCTGGCGGCCCGGATCCTCGACCCGGTTCCGGCACGACGCCGGGCACCACCTGCCGCACGACGTGGTCGTCGTCGACGAGACGTCCATGGTCTCCCTGCCGCTCATGGCGCGGCTGCTCGAGGCGCTGCGCCCCGACGCGCGGCTCGTGCTCGTGGGCGACCCCGACCAGCTCGCCTCGGTCGAGGCCGGCGCGGTGCTCGGCGACCTCGTGGCCCGGCCGCCCGTCGCCGACGCGCTCCCGACGGCGCTCGCGCGCCTCGTGCCGGGCGACGTGCCCGGCGGTGCCGACGGGGACGGCGAGGACCTGCGCCGGCTGCGCAACGGCGTCGTGCGCCTGGTCACGGTGCACCGTCAGCGCCCCGACAGCGCGATCCTGCCGCTGGCGACCGCCGTGCGCGAGGGCGACGCCGACGAGGCGTTGCGGCTCCTGCGCGCCGGCGGCGCGGACGTCGAGTTCGTCGAGGTCGCGGGCGAGCGCCCCGACGAGGACGAGGTCGCCGCCCTGCGTGCGGACGCGGTCGGGTGCGGCGGCGCGCTCGTCGCCGCGGCACGGGCGGGCGACGCCGGGGGTGCGTTGCGCGCGCTCGAGCGCCACCGGCTACTTCTGGCGCACCGACGCGGGCCGGCCGGCGTCGCGCACTGGGACCGTCTCGTCGAGGAGTGGGTCGCCGAGGCGGTCGGCGACGACGGCGGGCACGGCGCCTGGTACGCCGGGCGGCCGCTGCTCGTGACCACGAACGACCGCGACACGGGCCTCTACAACGGGGACACCGGCGTCGTCGTCGCCGACGGCCGCGGCGGTCTCGTGGCCGCGTTCGGCAAGCCCGCGTCGCCGCTGCTCGTGCGGCCGCACCGGCTGCCCGACGTCGAGACCGTGCACGCCATGACCGTGCACCGCGGGCAGGGCAGCCAGTTCGACCGGGTGACGCTCGTCCTGCCGCCCGCGACGTCGCCGCTGCTCACCCGTGAGCTGCTCTACACCGCGGTCACCCGGGCACGCTCGCACGTGCGGATCCTCGGCACCGAGGACGCGGTGCGCGCCGCCGTCGGGCGGCCGGTGCGTCGAGCGAGCGGCCTGCGCCGCCCGCTCGGCTGA
- a CDS encoding UvrD-helicase domain-containing protein codes for MSETLDLTPLAPAVFDVCGELPTGTTVLEASAGTGKTFTIAALATRYVAEGVAELPELLLVTFGRAATSELRDRVRDRLVRTERALRSPDARESADAVVRHLADCDDAELALRRERLTRALSQFDAATIATTHGFCQQMLTTLGTAADVDPDARFVPDLTDLVDEVVDDLYLQRYADQAEPVLRPSDARRVAAEAMSDPQARLEPATADPGSPAGHRYAFARDVVDEVDRRKRERRLLDFDDLQTRLRDALADPAGGPAAAARVRARYAVVLVDEFQDTDPVQWEILRTAFHGHRTLVLIGDPKQAIYAFRGGDVVTYLAARADATTTATLGRSWRSDAPLLRGLETVLRGAALGDERIVVRPLQAQHMGRRLDGGAPVRIRHVTREPLGVRGTRNAAIGAVRELVYADVAADVVRQLRSTRLRDGEAWRPLQPGDVAVLARRNADAAAVRDALVAAGVPAVVSGLSSVFGTPAAQDWLTLLGALEQPGHHGRAAALALTPFVGWDAARLATATDAERDELSDTVRAWARALADKGVAALLEAVAAGGVAERLLRTAAGERTLTDVRHVGQALHLAAVEGRLGPAALTDWLRRRIAEAGEDYAEERSRRLETDAAAVQVVTVHASKGLEFPVVYVPFAWDRYEDSRRPPVALRFHDDLGARILHVGGQDDVHHKAALERHLAEDRGEDLRLLYVALTRAANQVVTWWAPSNNSGRGALSRVLLGDHAPGMQPPGHVPQPTDEAVAQRLAALAAASDGTVAVETVTARPEPVRWTAPAESRPDLGVARFDRRLDLAWRRTSYSGLTAAAHEHPGVASEPEEPGVQDEVDVALRGAARADHPARAVVSPLADMPAGAAFGTLVHEVLEHVDTTAPDLRAEIARRCAEAGAARMPGVDDDELAAALEVVLDSPLGPLAGGRTLREVRPADRLAELEFELPLAGGDTPRGASRLDDVAALLRRHLAPDDPFAPYPDLLEALGESRLRGYLTGSIDAVLRVRSVDVGPDGGPRYLVVDYKTNRLGVPDEPLTAWHYRPEAMAEAMMRAHYPLQLLLYLAALHRFLRWRQPGYDPDVHLAGGLYLFVRGMCGPSTPVFDDGPAGVMAWRPPAGLVAALSALLDGRST; via the coding sequence GTGAGCGAGACGCTGGACCTCACCCCGCTGGCCCCCGCGGTGTTCGACGTGTGCGGCGAGCTGCCGACCGGCACGACGGTGCTCGAGGCGAGCGCGGGCACGGGCAAGACCTTCACGATCGCGGCCCTCGCGACGCGGTACGTGGCCGAGGGCGTCGCCGAGCTGCCGGAGCTGCTCCTCGTGACGTTCGGCCGGGCCGCGACGTCGGAGCTGCGCGACCGGGTGCGCGACCGGCTCGTGCGCACGGAGCGCGCGCTGCGGTCGCCGGACGCCCGGGAGTCGGCCGACGCCGTCGTGCGGCACCTGGCCGACTGCGACGACGCCGAGCTGGCCCTGCGGCGTGAGCGGCTCACGCGCGCTCTGTCCCAGTTCGACGCCGCGACGATCGCGACGACGCACGGCTTCTGCCAGCAGATGCTCACGACGCTCGGCACGGCCGCCGACGTCGACCCGGACGCGAGGTTCGTCCCCGACCTCACCGACCTCGTCGACGAGGTCGTGGACGACCTGTACCTGCAGCGCTACGCCGACCAGGCCGAGCCCGTGCTGCGGCCGTCCGACGCCCGGCGCGTCGCCGCCGAGGCCATGTCGGACCCCCAGGCGCGGCTCGAGCCCGCGACGGCCGACCCGGGGTCGCCCGCGGGCCACCGCTACGCGTTCGCGCGCGACGTCGTCGACGAGGTCGACCGGCGCAAGCGCGAGCGCCGCCTGCTCGACTTCGACGACCTGCAGACGCGGCTGCGCGACGCCCTCGCCGACCCGGCCGGCGGCCCGGCCGCGGCCGCGCGCGTCCGGGCCCGGTACGCCGTCGTGCTCGTCGACGAGTTCCAGGACACCGACCCGGTGCAGTGGGAGATCCTGCGCACCGCCTTCCACGGCCACCGCACGCTCGTGCTCATCGGCGACCCGAAGCAGGCCATCTACGCGTTCCGCGGCGGCGACGTCGTGACCTACCTCGCCGCGCGCGCCGACGCCACGACGACCGCCACGCTGGGCCGCAGCTGGCGCAGCGACGCCCCCCTCCTGCGTGGGCTCGAGACCGTGCTGCGGGGCGCGGCGCTCGGCGACGAGCGGATCGTCGTGCGCCCGCTCCAGGCGCAGCACATGGGCCGGCGGCTCGACGGCGGCGCGCCCGTGCGGATCCGGCACGTCACGCGCGAGCCGCTCGGCGTGCGGGGCACGCGCAACGCGGCGATCGGCGCGGTCCGCGAGCTCGTCTACGCCGACGTCGCCGCCGACGTCGTGCGGCAGCTGCGCTCGACGCGGCTGCGCGACGGCGAGGCGTGGCGGCCTCTGCAGCCGGGCGACGTCGCGGTCCTCGCGCGCCGCAACGCGGACGCCGCGGCGGTCCGCGACGCGCTCGTGGCGGCCGGGGTGCCGGCCGTCGTGTCGGGGCTGTCGAGCGTGTTCGGCACGCCCGCCGCCCAGGACTGGCTCACGCTCCTCGGCGCGCTCGAGCAGCCCGGCCACCACGGGCGGGCGGCCGCGCTCGCACTCACGCCGTTCGTCGGGTGGGACGCGGCCCGGCTCGCCACCGCCACCGACGCGGAGCGCGACGAGCTCTCCGACACCGTGCGCGCCTGGGCGCGCGCGCTCGCCGACAAGGGCGTGGCGGCGCTCCTCGAGGCCGTCGCGGCGGGCGGCGTCGCCGAGCGGCTGCTGCGCACCGCCGCGGGCGAGCGCACGCTCACGGACGTGCGGCACGTCGGCCAGGCCCTCCACCTCGCGGCGGTCGAGGGCAGGCTCGGCCCCGCCGCCCTCACGGACTGGCTGCGGCGGCGGATCGCCGAGGCCGGCGAGGACTACGCCGAGGAGCGCAGCCGCCGCCTCGAGACCGACGCGGCCGCGGTGCAGGTCGTGACCGTCCACGCGAGCAAGGGGCTCGAGTTCCCCGTGGTGTACGTGCCGTTCGCGTGGGACCGCTACGAGGACAGCCGCCGCCCGCCCGTCGCGCTGCGGTTCCACGACGACCTGGGCGCGCGCATCCTGCACGTCGGCGGCCAGGACGACGTGCACCACAAGGCCGCGCTCGAGCGGCACCTCGCGGAGGACCGCGGCGAGGACCTGCGCCTGCTCTACGTCGCGCTCACGCGGGCCGCGAACCAGGTCGTGACGTGGTGGGCGCCGTCGAACAACTCCGGCCGGGGCGCGCTGAGCCGTGTGCTGCTCGGGGACCACGCCCCGGGCATGCAGCCGCCCGGGCACGTGCCGCAGCCCACCGACGAGGCCGTGGCGCAGCGGCTCGCGGCGCTCGCGGCGGCGTCGGACGGGACGGTCGCCGTCGAGACGGTCACGGCCCGCCCAGAGCCGGTGCGGTGGACGGCGCCGGCCGAGTCGCGCCCCGACCTGGGCGTGGCGCGGTTCGACCGACGGCTCGACCTCGCGTGGCGGCGCACGTCGTACAGCGGCCTCACCGCCGCGGCGCACGAGCACCCCGGGGTCGCGAGCGAGCCCGAGGAGCCGGGCGTGCAGGACGAGGTCGACGTCGCGCTGCGCGGCGCGGCCCGCGCCGACCACCCGGCGCGCGCCGTCGTGTCGCCCCTGGCCGACATGCCCGCCGGCGCGGCGTTCGGCACGCTCGTGCACGAGGTGCTCGAGCACGTCGACACCACCGCGCCCGACCTGCGGGCCGAGATCGCCCGGCGCTGCGCCGAGGCGGGCGCCGCACGCATGCCCGGCGTGGACGACGACGAGCTCGCGGCCGCGCTCGAGGTGGTGCTGGACTCGCCGCTCGGGCCGCTCGCGGGCGGGCGGACGCTGCGCGAGGTGCGCCCAGCCGACCGGCTGGCCGAGCTCGAGTTCGAGCTGCCCCTTGCGGGCGGGGACACGCCCCGCGGTGCGTCGCGGCTCGATGACGTCGCGGCGCTCCTGCGCCGCCACCTCGCTCCCGACGACCCCTTCGCGCCCTACCCCGACCTGCTGGAAGCTCTCGGGGAGTCCCGGCTGCGCGGGTACCTCACGGGCAGCATCGACGCCGTGCTCCGGGTGCGGTCCGTGGACGTGGGCCCCGACGGCGGCCCGCGCTACCTCGTCGTGGACTACAAGACGAACCGGCTCGGCGTGCCGGACGAGCCGCTCACCGCCTGGCACTACCGCCCCGAGGCCATGGCCGAGGCCATGATGCGCGCGCACTACCCGCTGCAGCTGCTGCTCTACCTCGCCGCGCTGCACCGCTTCCTGCGGTGGCGCCAGCCCGGGTACGACCCCGACGTCCACCTCGCCGGCGGGCTCTACCTGTTCGTGCGCGGCATGTGCGGCCCGAGCACGCCGGTGTTCGACGACGGCCCCGCGGGCGTCATGGCGTGGCGCCCGCCCGCCGGGCTCGTCGCCGCGCTGTCCGCCCTGCTCGACGGGAGGTCGACGTGA
- a CDS encoding alpha/beta fold hydrolase yields the protein MTAHRPHPAPAVVFVHGMRTSSAIWAHQLEHVRDAGHPAVAVDLPAHGARYDERFSLTRAFEVIDEAVESFDGRPVALVGLSLGGYTSLGWAARHASDGGAPLAGIVAAGCSSDPRGKPVALFRDVARVTVAGTTAVGRYVRRAGTRWRALATGRSVAGGADAAAFGGPRSSSVYTPGWDVVTDALTQLAGRSSVADLRAARAPVWLVNGARDRMRLEEARHLAAAERGALVVVPRAGHDVNTDAPEAFNRVLDRALREFSRTHSPSPVPAR from the coding sequence ATGACTGCACACCGCCCTCACCCCGCCCCCGCCGTCGTGTTCGTCCACGGCATGCGGACCTCGTCGGCCATCTGGGCGCATCAGCTGGAGCACGTGCGCGACGCCGGTCACCCGGCCGTCGCCGTCGACCTCCCCGCGCACGGCGCGCGGTACGACGAGCGCTTCTCGCTCACCCGGGCGTTCGAGGTCATCGACGAGGCGGTCGAGTCGTTCGACGGACGGCCCGTCGCGCTCGTGGGTCTGTCGCTCGGCGGGTACACGAGCCTGGGCTGGGCGGCGCGCCACGCGTCCGACGGCGGTGCGCCCCTCGCCGGGATCGTGGCGGCGGGCTGCTCGTCCGACCCGCGGGGCAAGCCCGTCGCGCTGTTCCGCGACGTCGCGCGCGTCACGGTCGCCGGCACGACGGCGGTCGGCCGGTACGTGCGCCGGGCCGGGACGCGCTGGCGTGCGCTGGCGACGGGACGCTCCGTGGCCGGTGGCGCCGACGCCGCGGCGTTCGGCGGGCCCCGGTCCTCGAGCGTCTACACCCCCGGGTGGGACGTCGTCACGGACGCGCTCACCCAGCTCGCCGGCCGCTCGTCCGTGGCGGACCTGCGTGCCGCGCGCGCGCCGGTGTGGCTCGTCAACGGCGCCCGCGACCGCATGCGGCTCGAGGAGGCGCGCCACCTGGCCGCGGCCGAGCGCGGCGCGCTCGTCGTCGTCCCCCGCGCCGGGCACGACGTCAACACCGACGCCCCCGAGGCCTTCAACCGCGTGCTCGACCGGGCTCTGCGCGAGTTCTCCCGCACCCATTCCCCCTCTCCGGTCCCCGCGAGGTAG
- a CDS encoding MarC family protein codes for MSWFDVVVFTEVFVTLFVIMDPPGTVPVFLGLTSTMTAKQRNRAARQAILVAFGVIVVFAVFGQQVLHYMGISLPALQAAGGLLLLVVAMELLTGKMESAEPSGNQSVNVALVPLGTPLLAGPGAIVATMVFVQQTRGDDDALAQVLAIAAAIVAVHVALYLSMRFANVLQRLLRDSGVTLVTRISGILLAAIAVQMIATAVTEFVRAA; via the coding sequence GTGAGCTGGTTCGACGTCGTGGTGTTCACCGAGGTGTTCGTCACGCTGTTCGTCATCATGGACCCGCCGGGCACCGTCCCGGTGTTCCTCGGCCTGACGTCGACGATGACCGCGAAGCAGCGCAACCGTGCCGCGCGCCAGGCGATCCTCGTGGCGTTCGGCGTCATCGTCGTGTTCGCGGTGTTCGGGCAGCAGGTCCTGCACTACATGGGCATCTCGCTGCCGGCGCTGCAGGCGGCGGGCGGCCTGCTGCTGCTCGTCGTCGCGATGGAGCTGCTCACGGGGAAGATGGAGTCGGCCGAGCCGTCGGGCAACCAGTCCGTCAACGTGGCGCTCGTGCCGCTCGGCACGCCGCTCCTCGCGGGGCCGGGCGCGATCGTCGCGACCATGGTGTTCGTCCAGCAGACCCGGGGCGACGACGACGCGCTCGCCCAGGTCCTCGCGATCGCCGCGGCGATCGTGGCGGTGCACGTGGCGCTCTACCTGTCGATGCGGTTCGCCAACGTGCTGCAGCGCCTGCTGCGCGACTCGGGCGTCACGCTCGTCACGCGCATCTCCGGCATCCTGCTCGCGGCGATCGCGGTCCAGATGATCGCGACGGCGGTCACCGAGTTCGTGCGCGCCGCCTGA
- a CDS encoding PHP domain-containing protein: MIDLHTHSSVSDGTDEPRQVVEAAAAAGLTVVALTDHDTTAGWDQAAQAVAEHGVALVRGTEVSTRVRTPDGASISVHLLSYLHDPTNPALADELERTRASRRTRARAMTDLLARDFPITWDDVVAQTGDGTTVGRPHLADALVALGVVATREEAFATVLHPGAPYYVPHYAPDAEVAVRAVRAAGGVPVMAHPGAGARGRVVADETIAELADAGLAGLEVDHRDHDAATRAHLRDLASALGLFVTGSSDYHGTGKLNRIGENTTAPEVLETIEGEGALPVVRP; this comes from the coding sequence GTGATCGACCTCCACACCCACTCGTCGGTGTCCGACGGCACCGACGAGCCCCGTCAGGTGGTGGAGGCGGCGGCCGCGGCGGGCCTGACCGTCGTCGCCCTCACCGACCACGACACGACGGCCGGCTGGGACCAGGCGGCGCAGGCCGTGGCGGAGCACGGGGTCGCGCTCGTGCGCGGCACGGAGGTCTCGACCCGCGTGCGCACGCCCGACGGCGCGAGCATCAGCGTGCACCTCTTGTCGTACCTGCACGACCCGACGAACCCGGCGCTCGCCGACGAGCTCGAGCGCACGCGCGCGTCGCGCCGCACCCGTGCGCGCGCGATGACGGACCTGCTCGCGCGCGACTTCCCGATCACGTGGGACGACGTCGTCGCGCAGACCGGCGACGGCACGACCGTCGGCCGGCCGCACCTCGCCGACGCGCTCGTCGCGCTCGGCGTCGTCGCGACGCGCGAGGAGGCGTTCGCCACGGTGCTCCACCCGGGCGCGCCGTACTACGTGCCGCACTACGCGCCCGACGCCGAGGTGGCGGTCCGCGCCGTCCGCGCGGCCGGCGGCGTCCCGGTCATGGCGCACCCCGGCGCGGGTGCGCGGGGACGCGTCGTGGCGGACGAGACGATCGCGGAGCTCGCCGACGCGGGACTCGCGGGTCTCGAGGTCGACCACCGGGACCACGACGCCGCCACCCGCGCGCACCTGCGCGACCTCGCCTCGGCGCTCGGGCTGTTCGTGACGGGGTCGAGCGACTACCACGGCACCGGGAAGCTCAACCGGATCGGCGAGAACACGACGGCACCCGAGGTGCTCGAGACGATCGAGGGGGAGGGCGCACTGCCCGTGGTCCGGCCGTGA
- a CDS encoding aminopeptidase P family protein, which translates to MTDATPVDPTTPSETPPAETRAETVSDRGSNRSQRPQSEAFKQFVMSGWAPRPDLGVEPSRAVPFTAERRARLSARFPGTRLVIPAGPLKTRSNDTDYRFRPHSAFAHLTGLGTDHEPDAVLVLHPVADGEGDPGADGTPSHHHAVLYVRPLAPRDNEEFYADARYGEFWVGARPTLEDVTTLTGIEARHVDELRDALAKDVGADGVRIVVVTGADEAIDALVEAIRAEAGLEESDEVSDEALVEATSELRLVKDALEIEHMREAVARTIEGFEQVVRALPRAVAHRRGERVIETTFDSYARLEGNAVGYETIAAAGDHATTLHWITNDGVVRPGELVLLDAGVEVDSLYTADVTRTLPVDGEFTEVQRKIYTAVLDAADAAFEVAKPGTRFRDIHAAAMKVIAERLEEWGLLPVPAEEALSPEGQQHRRWMVHGTSHHLGLDVHDCAQARRELYLDGVLEPGMIFTIEPGLYFKADDLTVPEEFRGIGVRIEDDVLVTEDGNENLSAALPRRPEDVEAWMASLRG; encoded by the coding sequence ATGACCGACGCAACCCCTGTCGACCCGACGACCCCGTCCGAGACCCCGCCCGCCGAGACCCGGGCCGAGACGGTCTCCGACCGCGGGAGCAACCGCTCGCAGCGGCCGCAGTCCGAGGCGTTCAAGCAGTTCGTGATGTCGGGGTGGGCACCGCGGCCCGACCTCGGCGTCGAGCCGTCGCGCGCCGTGCCGTTCACCGCCGAGCGTCGCGCGCGCCTGTCGGCCCGCTTCCCGGGCACGCGGCTCGTGATCCCCGCCGGCCCGCTCAAGACCCGCTCGAACGACACGGACTACCGCTTCCGCCCGCACTCGGCGTTCGCGCACCTGACGGGCCTCGGCACCGACCACGAGCCCGACGCCGTGCTGGTGCTGCATCCCGTGGCCGACGGTGAGGGCGACCCCGGCGCCGACGGCACGCCGTCGCACCACCACGCCGTGCTCTACGTGCGCCCGCTGGCGCCGCGCGACAACGAGGAGTTCTACGCCGACGCGCGGTACGGCGAGTTCTGGGTCGGCGCGCGCCCCACGCTCGAGGACGTCACGACGCTGACGGGCATCGAGGCCCGGCACGTCGACGAGCTGCGCGACGCGCTCGCGAAGGACGTCGGCGCGGACGGCGTGCGCATCGTCGTCGTCACGGGCGCGGACGAGGCCATCGACGCGCTCGTCGAGGCGATCCGCGCCGAGGCTGGCCTCGAGGAGTCGGACGAGGTCTCCGACGAGGCGCTCGTCGAGGCGACGTCGGAGCTGCGGCTCGTCAAGGACGCGCTCGAGATCGAGCACATGCGCGAGGCCGTCGCGCGCACGATCGAGGGCTTCGAGCAGGTCGTGCGGGCGCTGCCGCGCGCCGTCGCGCACCGCCGCGGGGAGCGCGTCATCGAGACGACGTTCGACTCCTACGCCCGCCTCGAGGGCAACGCGGTCGGCTACGAGACCATCGCGGCCGCGGGCGACCACGCCACGACGCTGCACTGGATCACCAACGACGGCGTCGTGCGGCCCGGCGAGCTCGTGCTGCTCGACGCCGGCGTCGAGGTCGACTCCCTGTACACCGCGGACGTGACCCGGACGCTGCCGGTCGACGGCGAGTTCACCGAGGTCCAGCGGAAGATCTACACCGCCGTGCTCGACGCCGCGGACGCCGCGTTCGAGGTCGCCAAGCCCGGGACGCGCTTCCGCGACATCCACGCCGCGGCCATGAAGGTCATCGCGGAGCGGCTCGAGGAGTGGGGCCTGCTGCCCGTGCCCGCCGAGGAGGCGCTGTCGCCCGAGGGCCAGCAGCACCGCCGCTGGATGGTGCACGGCACGAGCCACCACCTCGGCCTCGACGTGCACGACTGCGCGCAGGCGCGCCGCGAGCTCTACCTCGACGGCGTGCTCGAGCCGGGCATGATCTTCACGATCGAGCCGGGCCTGTACTTCAAGGCGGACGACCTCACGGTCCCCGAGGAGTTCCGCGGCATCGGCGTGCGCATCGAGGACGACGTCCTGGTGACCGAGGACGGCAACGAGAACCTCTCCGCCGCGCTCCCCCGGCGTCCCGAGGACGTCGAGGCCTGGATGGCGTCCCTGCGCGGCTGA
- a CDS encoding DUF1905 domain-containing protein — MRLTFTAPLWQWDARSDDSWWFVTVPPDESDQLADLPLPPRGFGSIRVRVTVGSTTWSTSVFPSKQEQGYVLPLKRAVRQAEGIGPGDEVVVTLEPVGV, encoded by the coding sequence ATGCGCCTGACGTTCACGGCACCGCTGTGGCAGTGGGACGCGCGGTCCGACGACTCGTGGTGGTTCGTGACCGTGCCTCCCGACGAGTCCGACCAGCTCGCCGACCTCCCGCTGCCGCCGCGCGGCTTCGGCTCGATCAGGGTCCGCGTGACGGTCGGCTCGACGACGTGGTCGACGTCGGTCTTCCCGTCGAAGCAGGAGCAGGGCTACGTCCTGCCGCTCAAGCGCGCGGTCCGGCAGGCCGAGGGCATCGGCCCGGGTGACGAGGTCGTCGTCACGCTCGAGCCCGTCGGGGTCTGA